In Thermocrinis minervae, a single genomic region encodes these proteins:
- a CDS encoding SCO family protein translates to MKGRYLLGLLAAFALSFASYNTATDKMGVFDPSVLQIDQEMYLGKKLGNYTVLTERGWKDIKTIIGNKPTILQLAYYTCDASCPILTQNLLRAVKDIDPKDFNVLILSFDRKDTIDTLKAFKKKLGNVPPNWTFGLLQEDDIKKLTKEIGFKFFYSEKDRTFVHPNVLIFLSPEGKVMRYLFGTFPQTKDVKLALLDAQKENPSVTNLLDLSLLVCYRYDPTRSRYVFDPFVIFPLAGIALFTGVLALSFFYKKPKEV, encoded by the coding sequence ATGAAGGGAAGGTATTTACTCGGTCTTCTTGCGGCCTTTGCCCTTTCTTTTGCTTCTTACAACACAGCTACCGATAAGATGGGTGTGTTCGATCCATCGGTTTTGCAGATAGACCAAGAGATGTACCTAGGTAAAAAATTAGGTAACTACACCGTGCTTACAGAGAGAGGATGGAAGGACATAAAGACCATAATAGGAAACAAACCTACCATACTTCAGCTTGCATACTACACATGTGATGCTTCTTGTCCCATACTCACTCAGAATCTGTTGAGGGCCGTAAAGGACATAGATCCTAAAGATTTTAACGTGTTGATTCTATCCTTTGACAGAAAGGATACTATAGACACGCTGAAAGCTTTTAAGAAAAAGCTTGGGAACGTTCCTCCTAACTGGACCTTTGGTCTTCTTCAGGAAGATGACATAAAAAAGTTGACTAAAGAGATAGGCTTTAAATTCTTCTACTCGGAGAAGGATAGGACGTTTGTCCACCCCAACGTGCTAATATTCCTTTCCCCAGAAGGTAAGGTGATGAGATACCTATTTGGTACTTTTCCTCAAACAAAGGACGTAAAGCTGGCTCTGTTGGACGCTCAAAAGGAAAATCCATCTGTAACCAATCTGCTAGACCTTTCCCTACTGGTTTGCTATAGGTATGACCCTACTAGGAGTCGGTACGTGTTCGACCCATTTGTTATCTTTCCCCTTGCGGGTATTGCCTTGTTTACAGGTGTGCTAGCCTTGAGCTTTTTCTATAAAAAACCTAAGGAGGTTTAA
- a CDS encoding efflux RND transporter periplasmic adaptor subunit, whose amino-acid sequence MKRLLVCLPLLFVLVSCNKSEPPKPRVEVPINTAKVLTKEVPFSLWSTLSVVPDKDSIVRVRSKIQGTVQSIKVQVGDRVERGSLLAIVKAPDTTDLYSQEVSLRIQTANAERIYRLKKELYELGAIPKTELLDAETNLKVLESQLEAVRRKLKLLGGGFGYASIYSPIDGVVYQININVGDTVDTSTDMISIVKPGKTLFVAYLPPEKAYLLKEHQTVKVLVDDQRTYEATVLYVSDVVDPSTKSVKVYMKPLEVSDIKIGSFLSVRLILGTRKYQVIPKSSLVYREGKYYVYVLENNKPKKVEVQMIEDLGDGNVAVSGLEEGKEVITNPVVEGSL is encoded by the coding sequence ATGAAACGCCTTTTAGTATGTCTACCTTTGCTATTTGTACTTGTATCTTGTAACAAGTCAGAACCACCAAAACCTAGGGTGGAGGTACCTATAAATACAGCAAAAGTACTTACAAAAGAAGTACCTTTCTCCTTGTGGTCAACCCTTAGCGTGGTACCTGATAAGGACAGCATAGTTCGGGTTAGATCAAAGATACAAGGTACAGTACAGAGCATAAAGGTACAAGTAGGAGATAGAGTAGAACGTGGTAGTTTACTTGCGATTGTCAAAGCTCCAGATACCACTGATCTCTATTCTCAAGAAGTCTCTCTACGTATACAAACTGCCAATGCAGAGAGAATATACAGACTTAAAAAGGAACTGTATGAACTTGGTGCTATTCCTAAAACAGAGCTGTTGGATGCAGAAACTAACCTAAAGGTACTTGAATCACAGCTTGAAGCTGTAAGACGCAAGCTAAAGCTTTTAGGTGGTGGTTTTGGTTATGCAAGCATCTACTCACCAATAGATGGAGTTGTTTATCAGATAAACATCAACGTAGGTGACACGGTTGATACTTCTACCGATATGATAAGTATTGTAAAACCTGGTAAGACTCTTTTTGTTGCATACCTGCCACCTGAAAAAGCATACTTGCTTAAGGAACACCAAACGGTAAAGGTTCTGGTGGATGATCAGAGAACATACGAGGCTACAGTACTGTACGTAAGCGATGTAGTGGACCCAAGCACTAAGTCTGTTAAAGTGTACATGAAACCACTAGAGGTATCTGATATCAAGATAGGGTCCTTTCTGAGTGTAAGGTTGATCTTAGGAACTAGAAAGTACCAGGTAATACCTAAGAGCAGCCTAGTGTACAGAGAGGGTAAATACTACGTGTACGTTCTTGAGAACAACAAACCCAAAAAGGTAGAGGTGCAGATGATAGAGGACCTGGGTGATGGCAACGTGGCCGTGTCAGGTCTAGAAGAAGGGAAAGAGGTCATCACCAACCCAGTGGTGGAGGGATCTTTATGA
- a CDS encoding cytochrome c oxidase subunit I, protein MAAVAYRPWYSASIKEWLFTTDHKKIALFYGVTTLLFLSIAGLAALGIRLELWEPGMQFMSPETYNYLLTVHGIVALLWWAIGVWSAFANFLIPLMIGARDVAFPRLNALSWWAFFAASVLAILTMLPGNHIKMMWTGYPPYSLNDDAGVTALYVMIVHILGVSSIMGAVNFLVTTLRMRAPGITFSNMNLLLHGIAAANVIQLLGVPSFAGAVTMLFLDKYLGTNFFKPELGGDPLIYQNVFWFYSHPAVYVMVLPAFGVFSEVIATFSRKPIFGQKAMALAIWAIAVVGFMVWAHHMFTSGIPDWMRIVFSYTTVLIGVPTGIKIFNWVATLYKGSIRYTTPMMFTLGGIFMFLIGGLTGIPLALPAFDINVQDSHFVVAHFHYVLGMAVTLAAFSGIYYWFPKLTGKMYNETLGKISFWLIMIGSNLFYFLQFIVGLEGMPRRYADYPPIPEFVQLHHWQTIGAFILAFGILLTFINWIYSAVAGQKAGNNPWGSSSLEWSIPSPPPPHNFDKTPELPPNWTPYQYGHH, encoded by the coding sequence ATGGCGGCAGTAGCTTATAGACCGTGGTACAGCGCGAGCATAAAAGAGTGGCTGTTTACCACGGATCACAAGAAGATAGCTCTTTTCTATGGGGTAACCACTCTACTGTTCCTTTCAATAGCTGGTCTTGCAGCTCTAGGGATCAGGTTAGAGCTTTGGGAACCTGGCATGCAGTTTATGTCTCCAGAGACTTATAACTACCTGCTTACAGTGCACGGTATTGTTGCATTGCTTTGGTGGGCGATCGGTGTATGGTCAGCATTTGCCAACTTCCTTATACCCCTTATGATCGGTGCTAGGGACGTAGCCTTTCCCAGGCTTAACGCCCTAAGCTGGTGGGCTTTCTTTGCAGCAAGCGTTTTGGCAATACTTACAATGCTCCCAGGCAACCACATTAAGATGATGTGGACTGGATATCCACCCTACTCACTGAACGACGATGCTGGTGTAACTGCCCTGTACGTCATGATCGTACACATACTCGGAGTTTCCTCCATAATGGGTGCTGTAAACTTTCTTGTAACCACCCTGAGGATGAGGGCTCCAGGTATAACCTTCTCAAACATGAACCTCTTGCTTCATGGTATAGCTGCTGCTAACGTCATACAGTTGCTGGGTGTTCCATCCTTTGCGGGTGCAGTTACCATGCTTTTCCTAGACAAATATCTCGGTACAAACTTCTTTAAACCTGAGCTTGGTGGAGACCCGCTTATATACCAAAACGTTTTCTGGTTCTACTCACACCCCGCAGTTTACGTTATGGTACTTCCAGCCTTTGGTGTTTTCTCTGAAGTAATAGCTACCTTCAGCAGAAAGCCCATATTTGGTCAAAAGGCTATGGCACTAGCCATATGGGCTATAGCCGTTGTAGGTTTCATGGTATGGGCTCACCATATGTTTACCTCTGGTATACCAGACTGGATGAGGATAGTATTCTCCTACACGACTGTGCTTATAGGTGTTCCAACCGGTATAAAGATATTCAACTGGGTAGCTACCCTGTACAAGGGATCCATAAGGTACACAACACCGATGATGTTCACACTGGGTGGTATATTCATGTTCCTCATAGGTGGTCTTACAGGTATACCTCTTGCATTACCAGCCTTTGACATAAACGTGCAAGACTCTCACTTTGTGGTTGCACACTTCCACTATGTTCTGGGTATGGCTGTTACTCTAGCAGCCTTCAGTGGTATATACTACTGGTTCCCCAAGCTTACGGGTAAGATGTACAACGAAACCCTTGGAAAGATATCCTTCTGGCTCATAATGATAGGTTCCAACCTCTTCTACTTCCTACAGTTCATAGTTGGTCTAGAGGGTATGCCAAGGAGGTACGCAGACTATCCACCTATACCTGAGTTTGTGCAGCTACACCACTGGCAAACCATAGGCGCCTTTATCCTGGCCTTCGGAATACTTTTGACCTTCATAAACTGGATTTACTCTGCAGTAGCTGGTCAGAAAGCTGGAAACAATCCATGGGGTTCAAGCTCTTTGGAATGGAGCATACCTTCTCCACCACCACCTCATAACTTTGATAAGACTCCAGAACTTCCACCAAATTGGACTCCATACCAGTATGGGCATCACTAG
- a CDS encoding sensor histidine kinase, protein MLWFIFNQEMVKLEEEYLTEATNNMIKLLSADEDLLNNQYITSTYIMMLIKDRSIIGAVNVKNSDFNTFKSMLEETSDGLKESSKYLIYTKSFLCNKSKCRILLALPKERIIRRKMILLFSALISSVFTSFVIAILSIMNVLGQVRWYKLYSERLKKMAVYISHEIKTPLSILLLNLQNVNVDENTKIVIQKAINRIIKLTAKLKIIANIDIKPTNISRFNLMQLIKDIVDFYQHGLQIKNLILKTEGLNHVEVQTDYELLYSLITNLIDNAVKYAKENTHIVLRLEKGEKYVNLSITNVIGEDSNLMEELSYGVGLSIVREVAKNLGILVNFHKSNDKFVSVIKIPYT, encoded by the coding sequence ATGCTCTGGTTTATATTTAACCAGGAGATGGTTAAACTAGAAGAAGAATACCTGACAGAAGCCACTAATAATATGATAAAACTTCTCTCAGCAGATGAGGATTTATTAAATAATCAGTACATCACAAGCACATATATTATGATGTTAATTAAAGATAGGTCAATAATAGGGGCTGTAAATGTAAAGAACTCGGATTTTAACACGTTTAAAAGTATGCTGGAAGAGACATCGGATGGTTTAAAAGAAAGTTCAAAATATTTGATATATACCAAATCTTTTTTGTGTAATAAATCAAAGTGCAGAATTCTTCTAGCTTTACCAAAAGAAAGGATAATAAGGAGAAAGATGATCCTACTCTTTTCTGCACTTATTTCCTCTGTTTTTACAAGCTTTGTTATAGCAATACTCTCGATTATGAACGTACTAGGTCAAGTCAGGTGGTATAAACTTTATTCGGAAAGGCTAAAAAAGATGGCCGTGTATATATCTCACGAGATAAAGACTCCACTTAGCATTTTGCTTTTAAACCTTCAAAACGTTAATGTTGATGAAAACACAAAAATTGTTATACAAAAAGCAATAAACAGAATAATAAAGTTGACTGCAAAGCTCAAGATTATAGCTAACATAGACATAAAACCCACGAATATTTCTAGATTTAATTTGATGCAATTAATAAAGGATATAGTGGATTTCTATCAGCATGGTTTGCAGATTAAGAACTTAATTCTTAAAACTGAGGGTCTAAACCACGTGGAGGTGCAAACTGACTATGAACTACTGTACTCTCTTATTACAAACTTAATAGATAATGCTGTTAAGTATGCCAAAGAGAATACTCATATAGTTCTAAGATTAGAAAAAGGAGAAAAGTATGTAAACCTAAGCATAACAAACGTAATAGGAGAAGATAGCAACCTGATGGAAGAGTTATCATATGGCGTGGGACTCTCTATAGTAAGAGAAGTTGCAAAAAACCTAGGTATACTTGTGAACTTTCACAAAAGCAACGACAAATTTGTATCTGTAATTAAGATACCCTACACATGA
- a CDS encoding cytochrome c oxidase subunit 3, with the protein MAHQEMHHHHLGHHETSFWPFPVGMGILLVPIGVVSYFAWHKEMLGLVLGGVAFLLIIFGLIGWANEFFSKGHEEGFGGLAISLFIATEVIIFGTLFAAFWTARVTHADVWPQWVPHMNLVIPAILTLILWSSSISILFSEKALEAGNRGMSIILLLLTIALGTAFVIIHFQEWAHLWHSGFTLSSNMYGTGFYSLTGVHTSHVIVGLISQLYVLYLVATGKMSSHRTTLFKAVSLYWHFVDLMWLLVAGSVYLIGSLV; encoded by the coding sequence ATGGCTCACCAGGAGATGCATCACCATCATTTGGGTCATCATGAGACTAGCTTCTGGCCTTTCCCGGTAGGTATGGGTATATTGCTCGTTCCCATTGGTGTAGTTTCCTACTTCGCATGGCACAAAGAGATGCTAGGTTTAGTGCTGGGTGGTGTAGCCTTCTTGCTCATAATATTTGGTCTAATAGGTTGGGCTAACGAGTTCTTCAGCAAGGGACACGAGGAAGGGTTTGGTGGTCTGGCCATATCCTTGTTCATAGCTACGGAAGTTATTATCTTCGGTACGCTCTTTGCTGCCTTTTGGACTGCAAGGGTCACACATGCAGATGTATGGCCTCAGTGGGTGCCACATATGAATCTTGTCATACCAGCTATACTCACCCTTATACTTTGGTCTTCTAGTATAAGCATACTTTTCTCGGAAAAAGCCTTAGAGGCCGGCAATAGAGGTATGTCTATAATCTTACTTCTCCTAACTATAGCTTTAGGTACAGCCTTCGTAATCATACACTTTCAAGAGTGGGCACACCTGTGGCATTCAGGTTTTACTCTTTCTTCTAATATGTACGGTACCGGTTTCTACTCTCTCACAGGTGTCCACACCTCCCACGTAATAGTTGGTTTGATATCTCAACTTTACGTTCTATACCTTGTGGCAACTGGTAAGATGAGCTCCCACAGGACTACTCTCTTCAAAGCTGTTAGCCTGTACTGGCACTTTGTAGACCTTATGTGGCTTTTAGTAGCTGGAAGCGTTTATCTGATAGGTAGCCTGGTATGA
- a CDS encoding efflux RND transporter permease subunit: MKRWINFVLDNAKLFVILGVLLFIASVFLIRGLNIEAFPDPSPPVIEIVALYPGKSAHDVEKRITIPLEIALSGMPGLKVINSISTYGLSDIKCKFSYEVTYQQARQEVINRISMLSLPDQVTPQIIPNPTGEVMRYMLVGNRNLMDLRTIQDWIVIRYIKTAEGVEDVGSYGGYIKAYTVEVIPDKLARYGLSVSDVVNALSNASATANLFPIDSGSQYYMGRGMGLISSEEDIKDSIVLYKDGHPIRVGDIADVKVGNLPRTGIVGVNNKDDVVMGIVILRRDFPSLPAIRSIRQKIEELNSYILPKDVKVVPFYERGNLIFRVIEKTTEAATVGVFLVFLFVFLFLGSLTGAIAVSVVMILAMLISLAVMSVRGESASFLSISAIDFGILTDIPLILVESYYRNARQLGLSRRAFLGSSEEVGKNLILSILFISVSFLPVLLMEGAEKRIFSPMVKTYIYAISSVVALTFSFLIAVIYLFERKTPKENPIIRLLERRYVAFLYGYRPLGPKSFLLIILLILGLSVFFISRNGMEFIPKMDEGNLYIRVIFNYDSSLSSTYENAKKIRDFLLKIPEIKTVEFQVGRPEDGTDTVGPYNSEYFVDLKPYKEWKNFRNKEELEEYVREGLRQMFPYADIDVSQYMYDNLQEVLTGVKGENAVKIFGDDVYALDKIAKQIKERLEKVEGITDVGIVKEVGQPELVIEPDRKKLLLYGLTVQNLMDTISAALGVKEAGQVIEGDKSFPIVVKFPDSVRSSISELQNIPLVLPDGSVIPLSSVAKVYIREGLYYIYRENYKRYVAVKFSVSSRDLSGTIKKAQQAVKDIKLPEGYYLQWSGQYNSLQEAIHRLLITGSLTFLILLILLYAVNRSVRNALIVLSAVVFSFFGGALSLYITGMPFSLSAFVGFVSILGINMLNASIMLEVYKKAILRGLSREEAIRTTLHDRFGATFMSSVVAAFGLLPSALAQGVGTQVQKPLAVVVVGGMLTSGMLMLLLFPHALRYSHADEE, from the coding sequence ATGAAACGATGGATAAACTTTGTTTTGGACAACGCGAAATTGTTCGTCATACTGGGAGTATTACTGTTTATAGCGTCGGTTTTCTTGATTAGAGGATTGAACATAGAGGCCTTTCCCGATCCATCACCACCGGTGATAGAAATCGTAGCACTGTATCCAGGGAAATCTGCACACGATGTGGAAAAGCGAATAACTATACCTCTAGAGATTGCACTCTCTGGTATGCCTGGCCTTAAAGTCATAAACTCAATATCCACGTACGGGCTTTCAGACATAAAATGTAAGTTTTCTTACGAAGTAACTTATCAACAAGCCAGACAAGAAGTTATAAACCGCATATCCATGCTAAGCCTACCGGACCAAGTCACTCCTCAGATAATACCAAACCCCACCGGTGAAGTAATGCGTTATATGCTCGTTGGAAACAGGAATCTAATGGACCTTAGGACGATACAGGATTGGATAGTTATTAGATACATTAAAACGGCTGAAGGTGTAGAAGACGTAGGTAGCTACGGAGGCTATATCAAAGCGTATACGGTTGAAGTTATCCCTGATAAGCTTGCCAGGTATGGACTATCTGTGAGCGATGTAGTAAATGCTTTGTCCAATGCGAGTGCTACAGCTAACCTATTTCCCATAGATTCAGGTTCTCAGTATTACATGGGGAGGGGCATGGGTTTAATCTCCTCCGAGGAGGATATAAAGGACAGCATAGTGCTGTACAAGGATGGCCATCCCATCAGGGTTGGAGATATCGCGGATGTGAAGGTGGGTAACCTGCCGCGCACAGGTATAGTAGGTGTTAACAATAAAGACGACGTGGTTATGGGCATAGTAATACTGCGCAGAGATTTTCCAAGCCTACCAGCCATAAGGTCTATAAGACAAAAGATAGAAGAGTTAAACTCTTACATACTCCCGAAAGATGTTAAGGTTGTACCTTTTTATGAAAGGGGGAATCTGATATTCAGAGTAATAGAAAAAACCACGGAGGCAGCTACTGTTGGAGTATTTTTGGTGTTTTTATTCGTTTTTCTGTTTTTGGGTAGTTTAACTGGAGCCATAGCCGTATCTGTTGTTATGATCCTAGCCATGCTTATTTCTCTGGCTGTAATGTCAGTTAGAGGCGAGTCTGCGAGCTTTCTTTCTATTTCTGCAATAGACTTTGGTATACTTACCGATATCCCTCTTATCCTCGTTGAAAGTTATTACAGGAACGCAAGACAATTAGGACTTTCAAGGCGAGCATTTTTAGGCTCTTCGGAAGAGGTAGGTAAAAACTTAATACTCTCTATACTCTTCATAAGCGTATCCTTTCTGCCTGTACTCCTTATGGAAGGTGCGGAAAAGCGTATCTTCTCTCCCATGGTTAAAACGTACATATATGCAATATCTTCTGTCGTAGCATTAACTTTCAGCTTTCTTATAGCCGTGATCTACCTTTTTGAAAGAAAAACACCCAAAGAGAATCCCATAATAAGGCTACTAGAAAGACGCTACGTAGCTTTTCTGTATGGTTATAGACCTTTAGGTCCCAAAAGTTTTCTTTTGATAATATTGCTGATACTCGGCTTATCCGTATTTTTTATTAGCAGAAACGGCATGGAATTTATACCAAAGATGGACGAAGGTAATCTTTACATAAGGGTTATTTTTAACTACGACTCTTCTTTGTCTAGCACGTATGAAAATGCCAAGAAGATAAGGGATTTTCTCCTAAAAATCCCTGAGATTAAGACTGTAGAGTTTCAAGTGGGTAGACCAGAAGATGGGACTGACACTGTAGGTCCGTACAACTCTGAGTACTTTGTAGACTTGAAGCCTTACAAGGAATGGAAGAACTTTAGAAATAAGGAAGAGCTTGAAGAGTACGTCAGGGAAGGACTAAGACAGATGTTCCCCTATGCAGATATAGACGTTTCTCAGTACATGTATGACAACCTACAAGAAGTGTTAACGGGTGTAAAAGGGGAAAACGCCGTTAAGATATTCGGAGACGATGTATACGCCCTTGACAAGATAGCTAAACAGATAAAAGAAAGGCTAGAGAAGGTAGAGGGTATCACCGATGTAGGAATAGTTAAGGAGGTTGGTCAGCCAGAGCTGGTAATAGAGCCTGACAGGAAGAAGCTACTTCTGTACGGACTTACTGTCCAGAACTTGATGGATACTATAAGTGCAGCCTTAGGTGTGAAGGAAGCAGGGCAGGTAATAGAAGGTGACAAAAGCTTTCCTATAGTAGTGAAGTTTCCAGACAGTGTGAGAAGCAGTATATCAGAGCTTCAGAATATACCCTTAGTCTTACCCGATGGTTCTGTCATACCGCTGTCATCCGTAGCAAAGGTGTACATAAGAGAAGGCCTGTACTACATATACAGGGAAAACTACAAGAGGTATGTGGCCGTAAAGTTCTCAGTAAGCTCCAGAGATCTTTCAGGAACTATAAAGAAGGCACAGCAAGCAGTAAAGGATATAAAATTGCCTGAGGGTTATTATCTACAATGGAGTGGGCAATACAACAGCCTTCAGGAAGCAATACACAGACTACTTATCACGGGCAGCTTAACTTTTCTCATACTTCTTATACTGTTGTACGCTGTAAACCGTTCTGTAAGGAATGCATTAATAGTTCTGAGTGCTGTTGTCTTTTCCTTTTTTGGCGGTGCCCTGAGCTTATATATCACAGGTATGCCTTTTAGTTTATCCGCTTTCGTTGGATTTGTATCCATATTAGGTATAAACATGCTCAATGCATCCATTATGTTGGAAGTTTACAAGAAAGCTATTTTGCGTGGATTGTCTAGGGAAGAAGCCATTAGGACTACACTTCATGATAGGTTTGGAGCAACGTTTATGAGCTCCGTCGTTGCAGCCTTTGGCCTATTACCAAGCGCCCTAGCACAAGGGGTTGGTACTCAGGTACAAAAACCTCTGGCCGTAGTTGTGGTGGGTGGTATGCTTACATCCGGTATGCTTATGCTCCTTCTATTCCCACATGCATTGAGGTATAGCCATGCGGATGAAGAGTAA
- a CDS encoding TolC family protein gives MILILCLLIFFSVALPKDRYIGELCDLAEQRNYDIKASEFEVLKSEGSYIQSKAFQNPTFSINYTGLDFSKGYPTDTSNSQVTVRVDQPIELGGKREYRIKGAYHQLLSTKLQALSVKRLVCLDLTQVYFQTLSDRDFYNYLRQDLEDFTKILEVQREKYNRGFISYLDYLKLNLYKLDLENAIAKAEASYKKDLKQLSYMLGGLNYEPKAEEVEIELKPLNLERLTASAMEKREDVKAIKEQIKSADYNIKLLKAYSVPDISLGVEYDSFGVRHTHAMGFGFALNIPVLDRKEGDLLTAIASKEQSMVNLKKLELYIRTQIEQAYEDYMSSLNTYKAYLRYKEQMDALLDKTKKSYIIGGISVLDFLDTLRTYRAFMNSFLQAKYNYLNSLHTLLLLSGEEP, from the coding sequence ATGATTTTGATTCTTTGCCTTTTAATTTTCTTTTCTGTAGCTCTCCCTAAAGATAGGTATATCGGAGAACTCTGTGACCTTGCAGAACAGAGGAATTATGATATAAAGGCTTCGGAGTTTGAGGTTCTAAAGTCTGAAGGTTCGTACATTCAGTCAAAGGCTTTTCAGAATCCTACGTTTTCTATTAACTACACAGGTCTTGATTTTAGCAAGGGTTATCCTACTGACACTAGCAATTCCCAAGTTACGGTCAGGGTAGACCAGCCTATAGAGCTTGGAGGTAAAAGAGAGTACAGAATCAAAGGGGCTTACCATCAACTACTTTCTACTAAACTGCAAGCTTTGAGCGTTAAAAGGTTAGTTTGTTTAGATCTAACACAAGTATATTTCCAAACTCTATCCGATAGGGATTTTTACAACTACCTAAGACAGGATTTGGAAGACTTTACAAAAATCCTTGAAGTGCAAAGGGAAAAGTACAATAGGGGATTCATAAGCTACCTTGACTATCTAAAACTAAACCTTTACAAGTTGGATTTGGAGAATGCAATAGCTAAAGCTGAAGCATCTTATAAGAAAGATCTTAAACAGCTCAGTTATATGCTCGGTGGTCTGAACTACGAACCAAAAGCAGAAGAAGTAGAAATAGAACTTAAACCCCTTAACCTGGAAAGACTAACGGCGTCTGCAATGGAAAAAAGGGAAGATGTAAAAGCTATAAAAGAACAAATAAAGTCTGCAGATTACAACATTAAGTTACTTAAAGCATACTCTGTCCCTGACATATCTTTAGGGGTTGAGTACGATTCCTTTGGTGTTAGACATACCCACGCAATGGGCTTTGGTTTTGCACTCAACATACCTGTGCTTGATAGGAAAGAGGGAGACCTACTGACGGCTATAGCCTCAAAGGAACAATCTATGGTTAACTTGAAGAAGTTAGAGTTATACATAAGGACTCAGATAGAACAAGCCTACGAAGATTACATGTCAAGCTTAAACACCTATAAAGCTTATTTAAGATACAAAGAGCAGATGGATGCACTGTTGGATAAAACAAAGAAGTCGTACATCATAGGTGGTATAAGCGTGTTGGACTTTCTTGACACGCTCAGAACTTACAGAGCTTTTATGAATTCGTTTTTGCAAGCAAAGTACAACTATCTTAACTCTTTACACACATTGTTACTACTTTCTGGAGAGGAACCATGA
- a CDS encoding response regulator transcription factor — MKILLIEDELDLALSINNLLSSKGWECSIARSVERAFELLEKEIFDICILDLILGRDLGKKILPVLKHMGIPTIVLTVIDDPKEKVECLRAGADDYLTKPFYPEELIARIEAVLRRRLGLRDNVIKYYDLEVDFSSLEVKAGNHKLFLPKKQAMILIKLLENAEKVIPYQILLRYAWDSNEEISLESLRTHVYNLRKILKSYGYTILSYPGVGYMIKKQED, encoded by the coding sequence ATGAAGATCCTTCTAATAGAAGATGAATTAGACCTCGCATTATCTATAAACAACCTACTTTCTAGTAAAGGTTGGGAGTGTTCCATAGCTAGGAGTGTAGAAAGAGCTTTCGAACTTCTGGAAAAAGAAATTTTTGATATTTGTATACTTGACCTCATATTGGGTAGGGACTTAGGTAAGAAGATTCTACCAGTGCTAAAGCATATGGGCATACCCACCATAGTGCTCACTGTCATAGATGATCCAAAGGAGAAGGTAGAGTGTCTAAGGGCAGGCGCCGATGATTACCTCACAAAGCCTTTCTATCCTGAAGAACTCATAGCGAGGATAGAGGCGGTACTAAGGAGAAGGCTTGGGTTAAGAGATAACGTGATAAAGTACTATGATTTAGAAGTAGACTTCTCTTCTTTAGAGGTTAAGGCAGGAAATCACAAGCTCTTTCTTCCTAAGAAACAGGCTATGATACTTATTAAACTGTTAGAAAACGCAGAAAAGGTAATACCATATCAGATCTTACTCCGATACGCTTGGGATAGCAATGAAGAAATTTCCCTTGAAAGTTTAAGAACTCACGTGTACAATCTTAGAAAAATTTTAAAAAGCTATGGATATACTATCCTAAGCTATCCGGGAGTAGGCTACATGATAAAGAAACAGGAGGACTAG
- the coxB gene encoding cytochrome c oxidase subunit II, with protein sequence MRVSRFLLLSLLVVGFASAEPLAYPANLFDNIYYIWLLVSVIIYLIVAIPMLYFMIKYRYKKGENEEGVPIHGNHALEITWTVIPLIIVIYLATQSFAFYKKQRTAPPDSMELKVTGFMWGWEVDYPNGKKVFAFFNDKYQIPEEQKIVIPAGKPVKVLLTSRDVIHSFYVRPAKVMEDAVPGRITHLWFQINKPGEYWVFCREYCGTQHSRMVAILKVVPQAEFDKWVNQGVSNQKSL encoded by the coding sequence ATGCGTGTAAGTCGCTTTCTGTTATTGTCACTTCTTGTGGTAGGCTTTGCATCTGCAGAACCTTTGGCCTATCCTGCCAACCTCTTTGACAACATATACTACATATGGCTTCTGGTGTCTGTGATCATCTACCTTATAGTGGCCATACCTATGCTCTACTTCATGATAAAGTACAGGTACAAGAAGGGAGAAAACGAGGAAGGTGTACCCATACATGGTAATCATGCACTGGAGATTACTTGGACAGTTATACCTCTCATAATCGTCATATACTTGGCTACTCAATCTTTTGCCTTTTACAAAAAGCAAAGAACTGCTCCACCGGATTCTATGGAGCTAAAGGTCACAGGTTTTATGTGGGGTTGGGAAGTAGATTACCCTAACGGTAAGAAAGTATTCGCTTTCTTCAACGATAAGTACCAAATACCTGAAGAGCAAAAAATAGTTATACCAGCAGGCAAACCAGTAAAGGTACTTTTAACCTCCAGAGATGTTATTCATTCCTTCTACGTACGTCCTGCTAAGGTCATGGAAGATGCTGTTCCTGGTAGGATAACACACCTCTGGTTCCAGATAAACAAACCTGGCGAATACTGGGTTTTCTGTAGAGAATACTGCGGGACACAACATTCTAGAATGGTTGCTATACTCAAGGTTGTTCCACAAGCAGAGTTTGATAAATGGGTAAATCAAGGTGTTAGTAATCAAAAATCTTTATAG